Proteins encoded in a region of the Vicia villosa cultivar HV-30 ecotype Madison, WI linkage group LG5, Vvil1.0, whole genome shotgun sequence genome:
- the LOC131603901 gene encoding synaptotagmin-5-like, with protein MLSFLFQFLNFSMRTSSKNLEQASVKLLKLKDNNNSRISFFLILIFIACFIHKCLFSFSNWFPLALALWASSQYGNYQRKLLEEDLNKKWNRIIVNTSPVTTLEQCEWLNQLLTQIWSNYFNPKLSNRLSAIVEKRLKLRKPRFIERVDVQEFSLGSRPPSLGLHGVRWSTSGDQRVLKMGFDWDTSEMSILMVAKLSVGAARIVINSLHIKGDLLVTPILDGKALLYSFVSTPEVRIGIAFGSGGSQSATELPGVSPWLVKLFTDTLVKTMVEPRRRCFSLPVVDLRKHVVGGMIYVSVISANRLSRSSFKGRQQNGTTNDCLEDNLSDKDLQTFIEVEAEELTRRTGVSPGSAPRWDTTFNMVLHDNTGIVRFNLYECPPNSVKYDYLACCEVKMKHVEDDSTIVWAIGPDSGVIAKHAKLCGEEVEMIVPFEGTNSAELKVKIVVKEWQFSDGSHSMTNLSASSQKSLKGSSNLLSKTGRKLKITVVEAKDLAASDRFGKFDPYVKLQYGKVVVKTNIAPPPTTSTPVWNETFEVDEKNGDEYLIVKCFSEEIFGDENIGSAHVNLEGLVEGSIRDVWIPLEGVSSGELRLKIEAIRVDSKEGSKGPASGTANGWIEIVLVEARDLIAADLRGTSDPYVRVTYGNLKKRTKVVHKTLNPRWDQTLEFQDDGSPMILHVKDHNDFLPTSCIGECVVEYQGLPPNQTSDKWIPLQGVKSGEIHIQITRKVPEMQTRQSLDSEHSLTKLHKIPSQIKEMTKKIRCLIEEGNLEELSTSLSELQTLEDTQEGYIAQLETEQMLLISKINELGKEIIKSSSSSSLSRSGN; from the exons ATGCTatctttcctttttcaatttcTGAATTTCTCAATGAGGACTAGTAGTAAGAATTTGGAACAAGCTTCAGTCAAGTTGTTAAAGTTGAAGGATAACAACAATTCACGGATTTCATTCTTTCTCATTCTCATTTTCATTGCTTGCTTTATTCACAAATGCCTCTTCTCTTTCTCCAATTGGTTCCCACTTGCACTTGCTCTTTGGGCTTCTTCACAA TATGGGAATTACCAGAGGAAACTACTTGAGGAGGACTTGAACAAGAAATGGAATCGTATCATAGTCAACACCTCG CCTGTTACAACATTGGAACAATGTGAATGGTTGAATCAACTGTTGACGCAAATTTGGTCCAACTATTTTAATCCTAAGCTCTCAAATAGGTTATCAGCCATAGTAGAG AAACGTTTAAAGCTGCGGAAACCAAGATTTATA GAAAGAGTTGATGTGCAGGAATTTTCACTTGGATCACGCCCTCCCAGTTTGGGCCTTCATGGGGTTAGATGGTCAACCTCTGGTGATCAG CGAGTCCTGAAAATGGGTTTTGATTGGGACACAAGTGAGATGAGCATTTTGATGGTTGCTAAGCTTTCCGTTGGTGCTGCCAGAATTGTGATTAATAGTCTTCATATTAAGGGCGAT CTTCTTGTGACACCAATTTTAGATGGAAAAGCACTTTTGTACTCATTCGTATCAACACCTGAGGTTAGAATAGGAATTGCCTTTGGAAGTGGAGGCAGCCAATCCGCCACTGAGTTGCCTGGTGTTTCTCCTTGGCTG GTTAAACTTTTTACTGACACTTTGGTAAAGACCATGGTGGAGCCTAGACGCCGCTGCTTCAGTTTGCCTGTAGTTGATTTAAGGAAACATGTTGTTGGTGGCATGATATATGTTTCAGTGATTTCCGCAAACAGACTTTCTAGGAGTTCCTTCAAGGGGAGGCAACAAAATGGCACAACCAATGACTGTTTAGAAGACAACTTGAGTGACAAGGACTTACAGACATTTATAGAAGTAGAAGCAGAGGAGCTGACAAGGAGAACAGGTGTGAGCCCTGGTTCAGCTCCAAGATGGGATACAACATTTAATATGGTTTTACATGATAATACAGGAATAGTTCGCTTCAATCTTTACGAGTGCCCCCCCAACAGTGTGAAGTATGACTACTTAGCATGTTGCGAAGTTAAG ATGAAGCACGTGGAGGATGATTCGACAATAGTGTGGGCAATAGGGCCAGATTCTGGTGTAATAGCTAAACATGCAAAACTTTGTGGAGAGGAAGTTGAAATGATTGTCCCATTTGAGGGGACCAACTCAGCAGAG TTAAAGGTGAAAATTGTAGTAAAAGAGTGGCAATTTTCTGATGGTTCTCATAGCATGACCAACCTCAGTGCCAGTTCTCAGAAATCACTAAAGGGATCATCAAATCTTCTTTCAAAAACTGGAAGGAAACTTAAGATAACTGTAGTCGAAGCAAAGGATCTAGCTGCGAGTGACAGATTTGGAAAATTTGACCCTTACGTTAAGTTACAGTATGGAAAG GTTGTTGTGAAAACAAATATTGCTCCCCCTCCTACTACTTCAACTCCTGTCTGGAATGAAACTTTTGAAGTAGATGAGAAAAATGGTGATGAATACCTAATTGTGAAATGCTTTAGTGAAGAAATTTTCGGAGACGAAAACATTGGTAGTGCACATGTAAATTTGGAAGGACTCGTGGAAGGGTCAATCAGGGATGTATGGATCCCACTTGAAGGAGTTAGTTCTGGTGAATTAAGACTTAAAATAGAAGCAATTAGGGTGGACAGCAAAGAGGGATCAAAG GGTCCAGCTTCGGGCACGGCCAATGGTTGGATCGAAATTGTTCTTGTTGAAGCAAGAGATCTTATTGCTGCTGATCTTAGAGGGACAAGTGATCCTTATGTGAGGGTAACCTATGGAAACTTGAAGAAAAGAACAAAG GTTGTACACAAAACTCTGAACCCTCGTTGGGACCAGACCTTAGAGTTCCAAGACGACGGAAGTCCCATGATACTGCATGTTAAAGACCATAATGATTTCCTTCCCACATCATGTATAGGTGAATGTGTTGTAGAATATCAAGGGCTTCCTCCGAACCAAACGTCTGACAAGTGGATACCTCTCCAAGGAGTGAAAAGTGGTGAGATTCACATCCAAATCACAAGAAAAGTTCCAGAGATGCAAACGAGACAGTCTCTAGATTCTGAACATTCTTTGACTAAATTACACAAGATTCCTAGCCAG ATAAAGGAGATGACGAAAAAGATACGGTGTTTAATAGAGGAAGGAAATCTGGAAGAGTTGTCTACAAGTTTGAGCGAGTTACAAACTCTAGAGGATACACAAGAAGGATATATAGCCCAGTTGGAGACCGAACAAATGCTTCTCATCAGCAAAATAAATGAACTCGGCAAAGAGATCAtcaagtcttcttcttcttcttctcttagcAGAAGTGGAAATTGA